A genomic window from Melanotaenia boesemani isolate fMelBoe1 chromosome 15, fMelBoe1.pri, whole genome shotgun sequence includes:
- the tmem248 gene encoding transmembrane protein 248 isoform X2: MVYLLNPVENLRSYINNRPPLVIFMISVSAVAIAFLTIGYFFKIKEIKSPELTEDWNTFLLRFNELDFCVSENETIKHGLNESTTPESMVVTSGQARSSTQAPLLLEDSGPINISVPITLTLDPQRPFGGYSRNITHLYATVLGQQVGLSGREAHEEINITFTLPVSWNSDDCVLHGHCEQVVFSTCLTITAANNIFPVTVQPPHCVPETYTNATSWYKVFTTVRDSDTKYSQDYNPFWCYKGAIGKVYHALNPKLTVIVPDDDRSLINLHLMHTSYFLFVMVITMFCYAVIKGRPGKVRQTNPDFCPEKVQQTPAVLYDLNRWHCQRVKKTSENCARGYL; encoded by the exons ATG GTGTACCTTTTAAATCCTGTAGAAAACCTAAGAAGCTACATCAACAACCGTCCACCTCTGGTCATTTTTATGATCAGCGTCAGTGCGGTGGCCATCGCCTTCCTGACCATCGGCTATTTCTTTAAGATTAAAGAGATAAAGTCTCCAGAGTTGACAGAG GACTGGAACACCTTTCTGCTGCGTTTCAATGAGCTGGACTTCTGTGTGTCGGAGAATGAGACGATAAAACACGGCCTGAACGAGTCCACCACACCAGAGAGCATGGTTGTAACCAGCGGTCAGGCTCGTTCCAGCACCCAGGCCCCCCTCCTGCTGGAGGACTCGGGTCCCATTAACATCTCAGTGCCCATCACCCTCACACTGGACCCTCAGCGCCCATTTGGAGGGTATTCTCGCAATATCACCCACCTGTATGCCACAGTGCTGGGGCAACAAGTTGGCCTATCTG gCCGGGAAGCCCATGAAGAAATAAACATCACGTTCACTCTGCCCGTATCCTGGAACTCGGATGACTGCGTGCTGCACGGCCACTGCGAGCAGGTGGTGTTCAGCACTTGCTTGACGATCACAGCAGCCAACAATATCTTCCCAGTCACAGT GCAGCCACCACACTGCGTGCCGGAGACGTACACCAACGCCACATCTTGGTACAAGGTGTTCACCACCGTCCGGGACTCAGACACCAAGTACAGCCAGGACTACAACCCCTTCTGGTGTTACAAAGGAGCAATCGGAAAGGTGTATCATGCACTCAACCCAAAGCTCACCGTCATCGTTCCTGAT GACGACCGCTCCCTCATCAACCTCCACCTGATGCACACGAGCTACTTCCTGTTTGTCATGGTCATTACTATGTTCTGCTATGCAGTCATAAAGGGGCGACCAGGCAAAGTGCGACAAACCAACCCCGACTTCTGTCCTGAGAAGGTACAACAGACACCAGCAGTGCTATATGACCTCAACAG GTGGCATTGTCAGAGGGTTAAAAAGACATCTGAGAACTGTGCCAGAGGTTACCTGTAA
- the LOC121654648 gene encoding serine/threonine-protein kinase pim-2-like has translation MGGRAVRDAVKLKRESYRAFLACGTPKAADGYQQAKRNKALVVTEVAIKHISKNNVLCTHTDDDGRELSAEVAVMLKLDTGTATSVGNSAPVALLDCYQLEKELILVLERPVCAVDLFDYVEEHEGTLQEDEAKVILNRLVDAAIHLQENGIFHRDIKLENILIQTDSNIPRVRLIDFGLSCFHSDDTEFDMYYGTDNHVPLEWLSRYKYKAGHTTVWQMGVVLFEILHKATFRSSSFLRKKLKIKNKLSKDKSNTHIHIYCRDFLKKCFIKETKKRPTLEDLKSHRGSCEIDMTPNLNSRGCSI, from the exons ATGGGGGGCAGAG cagtgagggatgccgtcaagctgaagaggGAGTCCTATCGGGCATTTTTGGCCTGCGGGACTCCgaaggcagctgatgggtatcagcaggcTAAGAGGAACAAAGCTTTAGTGGTCActgag GTGGCAATCAAACACATATCAAAGAACAATGTGTTATGCACACATACTGATGACGATGGCAGGGAGTTGTCTGCAGAGGTGGCTGTCATGCTAAAGCTGGACACTGGAACAGCCACCTCAGTGGGGAACTCAGCCCCAGTGGCGCTGCTGGACTGTTATCAACTGGAAAAAGAACTAATTCTTGTGCTGGAGAGACCAGTGTGTGCTGTGGATCTCTTTGACTACGTTGAAGAACATGAAGGTACACTGCAAGAGGATGAGGCAAAA gTTATACTGAATCGGCTGGTTGATGCAGCAATACACCTCCAGGAGAATGGGATCTTCCACAGAGACATCAAACTGGAAAATATCCTCATTCAGACTGATTCAAACATCCCACGAGTTCGTCTCATTGACTTTGGTCTGAGCTGCTTCCACAGTGATGACACAGAGTTTGACATGTATTATGGCACTGATAATCATGTCCCTCTGGAGTGGTTAAGCCGGTACAAGTACAAGGCTGGACACACAACAGTGTGGCAGATGGGGGTGGTCTTGTTTGAGATCCTGCACAAAGCAACCTTCAGATCCAGCAGCTTTTTACGGAAAAAGCTGAAGATTAAAAACAAGCTTTCTAAAGATAAGTCTAACACTCATATACACATCT ATTGCCGGGACTTCCTgaaaaagtgcttcataaagGAAACCAAGAAGCGTCCCACTCTGGAGGATCTTAAAAGCCACCGTGGCTCATGTGAAATAGACATGACACCAAATTTAAACAGCAGAGGCTGTTcaatttaa
- the tmem248 gene encoding transmembrane protein 248 isoform X3: MVYLLNPVENLRSYINNRPPLVIFMISVSAVAIAFLTIGYFFKIKEIKSPELTEDWNTFLLRFNELDFCVSENETIKHGLNESTTPESMVVTSGQARSSTQAPLLLEDSGPINISVPITLTLDPQRPFGGYSRNITHLYATVLGQQVGLSGREAHEEINITFTLPVSWNSDDCVLHGHCEQVVFSTCLTITAANNIFPVTVRQPPHCVPETYTNATSWYKVFTTVRDSDTKYSQDYNPFWCYKGAIGKVYHALNPKLTVIVPDDDRSLINLHLMHTSYFLFVMVITMFCYAVIKGRPGKVRQTNPDFCPEKVALSEG, from the exons ATG GTGTACCTTTTAAATCCTGTAGAAAACCTAAGAAGCTACATCAACAACCGTCCACCTCTGGTCATTTTTATGATCAGCGTCAGTGCGGTGGCCATCGCCTTCCTGACCATCGGCTATTTCTTTAAGATTAAAGAGATAAAGTCTCCAGAGTTGACAGAG GACTGGAACACCTTTCTGCTGCGTTTCAATGAGCTGGACTTCTGTGTGTCGGAGAATGAGACGATAAAACACGGCCTGAACGAGTCCACCACACCAGAGAGCATGGTTGTAACCAGCGGTCAGGCTCGTTCCAGCACCCAGGCCCCCCTCCTGCTGGAGGACTCGGGTCCCATTAACATCTCAGTGCCCATCACCCTCACACTGGACCCTCAGCGCCCATTTGGAGGGTATTCTCGCAATATCACCCACCTGTATGCCACAGTGCTGGGGCAACAAGTTGGCCTATCTG gCCGGGAAGCCCATGAAGAAATAAACATCACGTTCACTCTGCCCGTATCCTGGAACTCGGATGACTGCGTGCTGCACGGCCACTGCGAGCAGGTGGTGTTCAGCACTTGCTTGACGATCACAGCAGCCAACAATATCTTCCCAGTCACAGT cAGGCAGCCACCACACTGCGTGCCGGAGACGTACACCAACGCCACATCTTGGTACAAGGTGTTCACCACCGTCCGGGACTCAGACACCAAGTACAGCCAGGACTACAACCCCTTCTGGTGTTACAAAGGAGCAATCGGAAAGGTGTATCATGCACTCAACCCAAAGCTCACCGTCATCGTTCCTGAT GACGACCGCTCCCTCATCAACCTCCACCTGATGCACACGAGCTACTTCCTGTTTGTCATGGTCATTACTATGTTCTGCTATGCAGTCATAAAGGGGCGACCAGGCAAAGTGCGACAAACCAACCCCGACTTCTGTCCTGAGAAG GTGGCATTGTCAGAGGGTTAA
- the tmem248 gene encoding transmembrane protein 248 isoform X1 yields the protein MVYLLNPVENLRSYINNRPPLVIFMISVSAVAIAFLTIGYFFKIKEIKSPELTEDWNTFLLRFNELDFCVSENETIKHGLNESTTPESMVVTSGQARSSTQAPLLLEDSGPINISVPITLTLDPQRPFGGYSRNITHLYATVLGQQVGLSGREAHEEINITFTLPVSWNSDDCVLHGHCEQVVFSTCLTITAANNIFPVTVRQPPHCVPETYTNATSWYKVFTTVRDSDTKYSQDYNPFWCYKGAIGKVYHALNPKLTVIVPDDDRSLINLHLMHTSYFLFVMVITMFCYAVIKGRPGKVRQTNPDFCPEKVQQTPAVLYDLNRWHCQRVKKTSENCARGYL from the exons ATG GTGTACCTTTTAAATCCTGTAGAAAACCTAAGAAGCTACATCAACAACCGTCCACCTCTGGTCATTTTTATGATCAGCGTCAGTGCGGTGGCCATCGCCTTCCTGACCATCGGCTATTTCTTTAAGATTAAAGAGATAAAGTCTCCAGAGTTGACAGAG GACTGGAACACCTTTCTGCTGCGTTTCAATGAGCTGGACTTCTGTGTGTCGGAGAATGAGACGATAAAACACGGCCTGAACGAGTCCACCACACCAGAGAGCATGGTTGTAACCAGCGGTCAGGCTCGTTCCAGCACCCAGGCCCCCCTCCTGCTGGAGGACTCGGGTCCCATTAACATCTCAGTGCCCATCACCCTCACACTGGACCCTCAGCGCCCATTTGGAGGGTATTCTCGCAATATCACCCACCTGTATGCCACAGTGCTGGGGCAACAAGTTGGCCTATCTG gCCGGGAAGCCCATGAAGAAATAAACATCACGTTCACTCTGCCCGTATCCTGGAACTCGGATGACTGCGTGCTGCACGGCCACTGCGAGCAGGTGGTGTTCAGCACTTGCTTGACGATCACAGCAGCCAACAATATCTTCCCAGTCACAGT cAGGCAGCCACCACACTGCGTGCCGGAGACGTACACCAACGCCACATCTTGGTACAAGGTGTTCACCACCGTCCGGGACTCAGACACCAAGTACAGCCAGGACTACAACCCCTTCTGGTGTTACAAAGGAGCAATCGGAAAGGTGTATCATGCACTCAACCCAAAGCTCACCGTCATCGTTCCTGAT GACGACCGCTCCCTCATCAACCTCCACCTGATGCACACGAGCTACTTCCTGTTTGTCATGGTCATTACTATGTTCTGCTATGCAGTCATAAAGGGGCGACCAGGCAAAGTGCGACAAACCAACCCCGACTTCTGTCCTGAGAAGGTACAACAGACACCAGCAGTGCTATATGACCTCAACAG GTGGCATTGTCAGAGGGTTAAAAAGACATCTGAGAACTGTGCCAGAGGTTACCTGTAA